The Drosophila innubila isolate TH190305 chromosome 3R unlocalized genomic scaffold, UK_Dinn_1.0 2_E_3R, whole genome shotgun sequence genome has a segment encoding these proteins:
- the LOC117792372 gene encoding nicotinamide/nicotinic acid mononucleotide adenylyltransferase 3 isoform X1, producing MSGYIEEPDRMLPRIALIACGCFSPPTPMHLRMFEIARDYFEMRSTHKVVGGIISPTHDSYGKKGLAPSLDRCAMIKLAVQSSSWIRLSDWEVHQPQWMRTQSVLQYHQNYLNNFINSPGDEEHNGVLPGWLPLGLRDRKDPIRLKLLCGADLLESFAVPGLWANEDIEEIVANYGLVVISRCGSSPEKFIFESDILTKYQRNITLITNWVPNEVSSSLVRRLLGRGESVKYLLDDLVLNYVIRQGLYNVKSKYITDAVRPNHLNFNRTYMDSNKNTVQLNNERTEQDMDESDSPLRQQPRVFCCGETPRGATKLPLNRPGPGQAVQVITVQGRGNMTSDAYEESQAKKQKIAQVQQL from the exons atgtcCGGATACATTGAGGAGCCAGACAGGATGTTGCCACGCATAGCATTGATAGCGTGTGGGTGCTTCAGCCCCCCAACGCCGATGCATCTGCGAATGTTCG AAATAGCCCGAGATTACTTTGAAATGCGTTCAACGCATAAGGTTGTTGGCGGCATCATCTCACCCACGCATGATTCCTATGGCAAGAAGGGACTGGCACCTTCATTGGATCGCTGTGCGATGATCAAACTGGCGGTGCAATCCTCCAGCTGGATTCGCCTGTCCGACTGGGAAGTCCATCAGCCGCAGTGGATGCGTACACAATCCGTGCTGCAGTATCATCAGAACTACCTGAACAACTTTATCAACTCGCCGGGCGATGAGGAACACAATGGAGTACTACCTGGTTGGTTGCCACTTGGATTACGCGACCGCAAGGATCCCATACGCCTAAAACTGCTCTGTGGAGCTGACTTACTCGAATCTTTTGCAGTACCCGGTCTGTGGGCCAATGAGGAT ATTGAGGAAATTGTGGCCAACTACGGACTTGTGGTCATTTCACGTTGTGGCTCCAGTCCGGAAAAGTTTATATTCGAATCAGACATTCTAACCAAATACCAG cgtaatataacgttaattaccaacTGGGTTCCCAATGAGGTCAGCTCTTCTCTGGTGCGTCGACTTCTGGGACGCGGTGAATCTGTCAAGTATTTGCTGGATGATTTGGTGCTTAATTATGTTATACGACAGGGCTTGTACAATGTGAAATC TAAGTATATAACGGATGCAGTGCGTCCAaatcatttgaatttcaatcgCACATACATGGACAGCAATAAGAATACCGTTCAACTGAACAATGAGCGAACGGAGCAGGATATGGATGAATCGGACAGTCCACTCAGACAGCAGCCGCGTGTCTTTTGCTGTGGCGAGACGCCGCGTGGCGCCACCAAGTTGCCATTGAATCGCCCAGGACCCGGCCAAGCAGTGCAGGTTATCACAGTGCAGGGCAGGGGCAACATGACCAGCGATGCCTACGAG GAGTCCCAGGCCAAGAAGCAAAAGATAGCACAAGTGCAGCAGCTCTAA
- the LOC117792372 gene encoding nicotinamide/nicotinic acid mononucleotide adenylyltransferase 1 isoform X2: protein MSGYIEEPDRMLPRIALIACGCFSPPTPMHLRMFEIARDYFEMRSTHKVVGGIISPTHDSYGKKGLAPSLDRCAMIKLAVQSSSWIRLSDWEVHQPQWMRTQSVLQYHQNYLNNFINSPGDEEHNGVLPGWLPLGLRDRKDPIRLKLLCGADLLESFAVPGLWANEDIEEIVANYGLVVISRCGSSPEKFIFESDILTKYQRNITLITNWVPNEVSSSLVRRLLGRGESVKYLLDDLVLNYVIRQGLYNVKSQDRSTKPVA, encoded by the exons atgtcCGGATACATTGAGGAGCCAGACAGGATGTTGCCACGCATAGCATTGATAGCGTGTGGGTGCTTCAGCCCCCCAACGCCGATGCATCTGCGAATGTTCG AAATAGCCCGAGATTACTTTGAAATGCGTTCAACGCATAAGGTTGTTGGCGGCATCATCTCACCCACGCATGATTCCTATGGCAAGAAGGGACTGGCACCTTCATTGGATCGCTGTGCGATGATCAAACTGGCGGTGCAATCCTCCAGCTGGATTCGCCTGTCCGACTGGGAAGTCCATCAGCCGCAGTGGATGCGTACACAATCCGTGCTGCAGTATCATCAGAACTACCTGAACAACTTTATCAACTCGCCGGGCGATGAGGAACACAATGGAGTACTACCTGGTTGGTTGCCACTTGGATTACGCGACCGCAAGGATCCCATACGCCTAAAACTGCTCTGTGGAGCTGACTTACTCGAATCTTTTGCAGTACCCGGTCTGTGGGCCAATGAGGAT ATTGAGGAAATTGTGGCCAACTACGGACTTGTGGTCATTTCACGTTGTGGCTCCAGTCCGGAAAAGTTTATATTCGAATCAGACATTCTAACCAAATACCAG cgtaatataacgttaattaccaacTGGGTTCCCAATGAGGTCAGCTCTTCTCTGGTGCGTCGACTTCTGGGACGCGGTGAATCTGTCAAGTATTTGCTGGATGATTTGGTGCTTAATTATGTTATACGACAGGGCTTGTACAATGTGAAATC GCAAGATAGATCGACCAAACCCGTCGCTTGA
- the LOC117792372 gene encoding nicotinamide/nicotinic acid mononucleotide adenylyltransferase 3 isoform X3 produces MSGYIEEPDRMLPRIALIACGCFSPPTPMHLRMFEIARDYFEMRSTHKVVGGIISPTHDSYGKKGLAPSLDRCAMIKLAVQSSSWIRLSDWEVHQPQWMRTQSVLQYHQNYLNNFINSPGDEEHNGVLPGWLPLGLRDRKDPIRLKLLCGADLLESFAVPGLWANEDIEEIVANYGLVVISRCGSSPEKFIFESDILTKYQRNITLITNWVPNEVSSSLVRRLLGRGESVKYLLDDLVLNYVIRQGLYNVKSGLVSAT; encoded by the exons atgtcCGGATACATTGAGGAGCCAGACAGGATGTTGCCACGCATAGCATTGATAGCGTGTGGGTGCTTCAGCCCCCCAACGCCGATGCATCTGCGAATGTTCG AAATAGCCCGAGATTACTTTGAAATGCGTTCAACGCATAAGGTTGTTGGCGGCATCATCTCACCCACGCATGATTCCTATGGCAAGAAGGGACTGGCACCTTCATTGGATCGCTGTGCGATGATCAAACTGGCGGTGCAATCCTCCAGCTGGATTCGCCTGTCCGACTGGGAAGTCCATCAGCCGCAGTGGATGCGTACACAATCCGTGCTGCAGTATCATCAGAACTACCTGAACAACTTTATCAACTCGCCGGGCGATGAGGAACACAATGGAGTACTACCTGGTTGGTTGCCACTTGGATTACGCGACCGCAAGGATCCCATACGCCTAAAACTGCTCTGTGGAGCTGACTTACTCGAATCTTTTGCAGTACCCGGTCTGTGGGCCAATGAGGAT ATTGAGGAAATTGTGGCCAACTACGGACTTGTGGTCATTTCACGTTGTGGCTCCAGTCCGGAAAAGTTTATATTCGAATCAGACATTCTAACCAAATACCAG cgtaatataacgttaattaccaacTGGGTTCCCAATGAGGTCAGCTCTTCTCTGGTGCGTCGACTTCTGGGACGCGGTGAATCTGTCAAGTATTTGCTGGATGATTTGGTGCTTAATTATGTTATACGACAGGGCTTGTACAATGTGAAATC GGGCTTAGTTAGCGCCACATGA